One window of the Thermasporomyces composti genome contains the following:
- a CDS encoding adenine phosphoribosyltransferase, which produces MSDVRELDDVVRQLVRDVPDYPKPGVTFKDITPVLADPDAFARSVQALGAPWRSRLPSVTKVVGIEARGFILAAPVALDLGAGFVPVRKAGKLPAATYSQAYTLEYGEEVLEVHQDGFVPGDRVLVVDDVLATGGTVEATARLVRAAGAEVVGVSVLLELTFLGGRDRVTDAEVHALVSV; this is translated from the coding sequence ATGAGCGACGTGCGCGAACTCGACGATGTGGTGCGGCAGCTGGTCCGCGACGTGCCCGACTACCCCAAGCCGGGTGTGACGTTCAAGGACATCACACCCGTGCTGGCCGATCCTGACGCCTTCGCCCGCAGCGTCCAGGCTCTGGGCGCGCCGTGGCGGAGCCGGCTGCCCTCGGTGACCAAGGTGGTCGGTATCGAGGCGCGTGGGTTCATCCTCGCCGCCCCCGTGGCCCTGGACCTGGGTGCCGGCTTCGTTCCGGTCCGCAAGGCGGGCAAGCTTCCAGCCGCCACCTACTCACAGGCCTACACCTTGGAGTACGGCGAGGAGGTCCTCGAAGTCCACCAGGATGGGTTCGTCCCGGGCGATCGGGTTCTCGTGGTCGACGACGTGCTCGCCACAGGCGGGACGGTCGAGGCCACAGCCCGCCTGGTGCGAGCGGCCGGCGCCGAGGTGGTGGGCGTCTCCGTCCTGCTGGAGCTCACGTTCCTCGGTGGCCGTGATCGGGTCACCGATGCCGAGGTCCACGCGCTGGTCTCGGTCTGA
- the ruvB gene encoding Holliday junction branch migration DNA helicase RuvB: MTSRDNNENGDLAAGRALVAAEARADESTVEAALRPRSLAELIGQSRVRDQLGLVLEAARSRGRPPDHVLLSGPPGLGKTTLAMIIATELNAPLRVTSGPAIQHAGDLAAILSSLTEGEVLFLDEIHRMSRPAEEMLYMAMEDFRVDVVVGKGPGATAIPLEIPPFTLVGATTRSGLLPGPLRDRFGFTAHLEYYEVDELEQIVLRSAKLLDVPVTREGAREIASRSRGTPRIANRLLRRVRDYAQVRGDGVVRLETARAALALYEVDEEGLDRLDRAVLDALCRRFNGGPVGLGTLAVAVGEERETVEEVAEPFLVRKGFLARTPRGRVATQAAWRQLGLTAPADAAAPTEPTLFDVEDPDDGR, translated from the coding sequence ATGACGTCGCGAGACAACAACGAGAACGGTGACCTGGCCGCCGGACGGGCGCTCGTCGCCGCCGAGGCCCGAGCGGACGAGAGCACCGTCGAGGCGGCGCTACGGCCACGAAGCCTCGCCGAGCTGATCGGTCAGTCTCGGGTCCGCGATCAGCTCGGGCTCGTGCTGGAGGCGGCCCGCAGCCGCGGCCGTCCTCCGGACCACGTCCTGCTGTCCGGACCACCCGGGTTGGGGAAGACGACCCTGGCCATGATCATCGCGACCGAGCTCAACGCCCCGCTGCGGGTGACTAGCGGTCCGGCGATCCAGCACGCCGGTGACCTCGCCGCGATCCTTTCCTCGCTGACCGAGGGTGAGGTGCTCTTCCTCGACGAGATCCACCGCATGAGCCGGCCGGCCGAGGAGATGCTCTACATGGCCATGGAGGACTTCCGGGTCGACGTCGTGGTCGGCAAGGGGCCCGGCGCGACGGCGATCCCGCTGGAGATCCCGCCGTTCACCCTCGTCGGCGCGACGACGCGCTCGGGTCTCCTCCCGGGGCCGCTGCGCGACCGCTTCGGCTTCACCGCTCACCTGGAGTACTACGAGGTGGACGAGCTGGAGCAGATCGTGCTCCGGTCGGCGAAGCTGCTCGACGTGCCGGTGACGCGGGAGGGCGCGCGCGAGATCGCCAGTCGATCCCGGGGAACCCCGCGGATCGCCAACCGGCTGCTGCGCCGGGTTCGTGACTACGCCCAGGTCCGCGGCGACGGAGTGGTGCGGCTGGAGACCGCGCGGGCAGCTCTGGCGTTGTACGAGGTGGACGAGGAAGGCCTGGACCGGCTGGACCGTGCCGTCCTCGACGCGCTGTGCCGGCGGTTCAACGGCGGGCCTGTCGGGCTCGGCACCCTCGCGGTCGCTGTCGGCGAGGAACGCGAGACCGTCGAGGAGGTCGCCGAGCCGTTCCTCGTCCGGAAGGGATTCCTGGCTCGCACACCCCGAGGCCGGGTCGCGACTCAGGCGGCCTGGCGACAGCTGGGACTGACCGCGCCCGCTGACGCCGCGGCCCCGACCGAGCCGACCCTCTTCGACGTTGAGGACCCCGACGACGGCCGCTGA
- the hisS gene encoding histidine--tRNA ligase, with amino-acid sequence MTRLMTFQAPKGTYDIVPPQSAAWLAVRDALSRPPRLAGYEYVETPTFEETALFVRGVGESTDVVTKEMYTFEDRAGRSLTLRPEGTAGVLRAIVERGLHRGQLPVKVWYCGPNFRYEQPQSGRYRQHTQVGVETVGSDDPMLDAEVIWLGTEAHRLLGLRRARLLLNSIGCQECRPPYRRLLQEFLRGLDLDDDTRRRVEINPMRVLDDKRPEVQAQLGDAPLIIDHLCGACKDFHDQVRGYLADLGVTWEDAPRLVRGLDYYRRTTFEFVHDDLGAQSSIGGGGRYDGLLATIGGPDLPGVGCGLGLDRTLLAVRAEGLAVGDESRCDVYVVPLGDAARRRAAILVRDLRQAEIRADTSYGGQGLKGAMKAAGRSGAAYALILGDRELEQGTVAVKNLRSGEQNTVQLDRILPTLRDALSM; translated from the coding sequence GTGACACGACTGATGACCTTCCAGGCGCCCAAGGGCACCTACGACATCGTTCCTCCGCAGTCGGCGGCGTGGCTCGCGGTGCGTGACGCCCTGTCCCGCCCTCCACGGCTGGCCGGCTACGAGTACGTCGAGACGCCGACCTTCGAGGAGACGGCGTTGTTCGTCCGAGGTGTCGGCGAGTCCACCGACGTCGTCACCAAGGAGATGTACACCTTCGAAGACCGCGCGGGCCGCTCGCTCACGCTTCGGCCGGAAGGCACGGCGGGGGTCTTGCGGGCCATCGTCGAGCGTGGCCTCCACCGCGGTCAGCTCCCCGTCAAGGTCTGGTACTGCGGGCCGAACTTCCGCTACGAGCAGCCGCAGTCGGGCCGCTATCGCCAGCACACCCAGGTGGGGGTGGAGACCGTCGGGAGCGACGACCCCATGCTGGACGCTGAGGTGATCTGGCTGGGGACCGAGGCACACCGCCTGCTCGGCCTGCGGCGAGCCCGGCTGCTGCTCAACAGCATCGGCTGCCAGGAGTGCCGGCCGCCGTACCGGCGCCTGCTCCAGGAGTTCTTGCGCGGTCTCGACCTCGATGACGACACCCGCCGGCGGGTGGAGATCAACCCCATGCGGGTCTTGGACGACAAGCGTCCTGAGGTCCAGGCGCAGCTGGGGGACGCGCCGCTGATCATCGACCACTTGTGCGGGGCGTGCAAGGACTTCCACGACCAGGTGCGCGGGTACCTGGCGGACCTCGGTGTGACGTGGGAGGACGCGCCCCGCCTGGTGCGCGGGCTGGACTACTACCGGCGGACGACGTTCGAGTTCGTCCACGACGATCTCGGCGCCCAGTCGTCGATCGGCGGCGGCGGCCGCTACGACGGCCTGCTGGCGACGATCGGAGGCCCGGACCTTCCTGGCGTGGGATGCGGCCTCGGCCTGGACCGGACCCTCCTCGCGGTGCGCGCCGAGGGCCTCGCCGTCGGCGACGAGAGCCGGTGCGACGTCTACGTCGTTCCGCTCGGTGACGCGGCACGGCGGCGGGCCGCCATCCTGGTGCGCGACCTGCGTCAGGCGGAGATCCGCGCGGACACCTCGTACGGCGGGCAGGGCCTCAAAGGCGCCATGAAGGCGGCGGGCCGGTCGGGTGCCGCGTACGCGCTCATCCTGGGTGACCGCGAGCTCGAGCAAGGCACGGTCGCGGTGAAGAACCTGCGCAGCGGTGAGCAGAATACGGTCCAGCTCGACCGGATCCTGCCGACCCTTCGTGACGCCCTGTCGATGTAG
- a CDS encoding peptidylprolyl isomerase: MVTKKKRRRQLARQKWERQQARRALRRQRARRRAIIASAVAGVLAVGAGGYGIFALVSDDSPASASPTPTSTPARSPSPSASRSASASPSPSSTPTATAAAAAAPRPTKPGECVYVPYDGPNQKSFGLPASSAPRTDAVATITTNRGTITVDLLGEDASCAVHSFTFLANKGAFDNTPCTGLAVEPARARYLECGDVTGSGDGGPGYVFGNENDDRRQYDAGWLVLADGENRNGSRFYITYGESSRFDHRVTAFGKVRTGLDVVREVARGGLAPGSDDNGVGRPATSIVIKDVKVTTK, from the coding sequence GTGGTTACGAAGAAGAAGCGCAGGCGCCAGCTCGCCCGACAGAAGTGGGAGCGCCAGCAGGCACGCCGCGCGCTGCGTCGGCAGCGAGCCCGCCGGCGCGCGATCATCGCGAGCGCGGTCGCGGGCGTGCTCGCGGTCGGAGCGGGGGGTTATGGGATCTTCGCCCTGGTCAGCGACGACAGTCCGGCCAGCGCGTCGCCAACGCCCACCTCGACCCCGGCTCGCTCCCCCTCGCCCAGCGCTTCCCGTTCGGCCAGCGCGTCCCCGTCGCCGTCGAGCACCCCGACCGCCACCGCGGCGGCGGCCGCGGCGCCCCGGCCGACCAAGCCTGGAGAATGCGTCTACGTCCCTTACGACGGACCCAACCAGAAGTCGTTCGGGCTGCCCGCCTCGAGCGCGCCCCGCACGGACGCAGTCGCCACGATCACCACCAACCGCGGCACCATCACCGTGGACTTGCTCGGCGAGGACGCCAGCTGCGCCGTCCATTCCTTCACATTCCTCGCCAACAAGGGCGCGTTCGACAACACCCCGTGCACCGGGCTGGCGGTGGAGCCGGCGCGGGCGCGGTACCTCGAGTGCGGTGACGTGACGGGCAGCGGCGACGGTGGGCCGGGCTACGTCTTCGGCAACGAGAACGACGACCGGCGTCAGTACGACGCGGGCTGGCTCGTGCTCGCCGACGGCGAGAATCGGAATGGGAGCCGGTTCTACATCACCTATGGTGAGTCCTCACGGTTCGATCACCGGGTGACGGCGTTCGGCAAGGTGCGGACCGGCCTCGACGTCGTGAGGGAGGTGGCCCGAGGCGGATTGGCACCCGGCTCGGACGACAACGGAGTCGGCCGTCCGGCGACCTCGATCGTCATCAAGGATGTCAAGGTCACGACGAAGTGA
- a CDS encoding RelA/SpoT family protein: MRQRLARLGRSQQTNPVLEPLFRIVRSTHPKADLSLIEKAYRTAEKYHRGQTRKSGDPYITHPVAVATILAELGMTPPTLCAALLHDTIEDTPYTLEQLREDFGDEIAMLVDGVTKLDKVKYGASAQAETIRKMVIAMAKDIRVLVIKLADRLHNMRTLRYLPQAKQERIARETLEIYASLAHRLGMNTLKWEIEDLAFATLHPKLYDEIVRLVAERAPSRDEYLAKVIDQVQTDLRNAKIKATVTGRPKHYYSIYQKMIVRGREFGDIYDLVGIRVLTDSVRDCYAALGVIHARWNPVPGRFKDYIAMPKFNMYQSLHTTVMGPEGKPVEIQIRTFSMHRRAEYGVAAHWKYKEDATAGRDTDRPAGPNDMAWLRQLLDWQKETEDPGEFLESLRFEINSSQVYVFTPRGDVIALPAGSTPVDFAYAIHTEVGHRCIGARVNGRLVPLESQLENGDLVEIFTSKAQGAGPSRDWLNFVKSPRARNKIRQWFTKERREEAIEQGKETLARMVRKEGLPLQRMLTHETLAAVAQDLRYPDVSALYAAIGEGAVTAQAVIRRLLQTIGRGEEEAEDVSESVVLSGERGRERLPRGDSGVVVKGVSDVWVKLAKCCTPVPGDEIVGFVTRGAGVSVHRVDCVNINHLNRQPDRMVEVEWAPTSQSLFLVQIQVEALDRARLLSDITRVLSDQHVNILSASVTTNRDRVAKSRFTFEMGDPKHLGHVLRAVRGVDGVFDAYRVMN, translated from the coding sequence ATGCGTCAGCGGCTCGCGCGGCTGGGCCGCTCACAACAGACCAACCCGGTCCTGGAGCCGCTGTTCCGGATCGTCCGCTCGACCCACCCCAAGGCCGACCTCTCGCTGATCGAGAAGGCCTACCGGACCGCGGAGAAGTACCACCGAGGCCAGACTCGCAAGAGCGGTGATCCCTACATCACGCACCCGGTGGCGGTGGCGACGATCCTCGCTGAGCTGGGCATGACCCCACCGACGCTGTGCGCGGCGCTGTTGCACGACACGATCGAGGACACGCCGTACACCCTCGAGCAGCTACGCGAGGACTTCGGCGACGAGATCGCCATGCTCGTCGACGGGGTCACCAAGCTCGACAAGGTCAAGTACGGCGCCTCCGCGCAGGCCGAGACCATCCGCAAGATGGTCATCGCGATGGCGAAGGACATCCGCGTCCTCGTCATCAAGCTAGCTGACCGGCTGCACAACATGCGCACCTTGCGCTACTTGCCGCAGGCCAAGCAGGAGCGCATCGCCCGGGAGACGCTGGAGATCTACGCCTCCCTCGCCCACCGGCTGGGGATGAACACCCTCAAGTGGGAGATCGAGGATCTCGCGTTCGCCACGCTGCACCCGAAGCTCTACGACGAGATCGTTCGCCTGGTCGCCGAGCGCGCCCCGTCCCGGGACGAGTACCTGGCCAAGGTGATCGACCAGGTCCAGACCGACCTTCGCAACGCCAAGATCAAGGCGACGGTCACCGGGCGGCCCAAGCACTACTACTCGATCTACCAGAAGATGATCGTGCGAGGTCGGGAGTTCGGCGACATCTACGACCTCGTGGGCATCCGTGTCCTCACCGACTCGGTTCGCGACTGTTACGCGGCACTGGGCGTGATCCACGCCCGGTGGAACCCGGTGCCGGGCCGGTTCAAGGACTACATCGCGATGCCCAAGTTCAACATGTACCAGTCGCTGCACACGACGGTGATGGGCCCGGAGGGCAAGCCCGTCGAGATTCAGATCCGCACGTTCTCGATGCACCGGCGTGCGGAGTACGGCGTGGCGGCGCACTGGAAGTACAAGGAGGACGCCACCGCCGGGCGGGACACCGACCGACCGGCCGGACCCAACGACATGGCGTGGTTGCGCCAGCTGCTCGACTGGCAGAAGGAGACGGAGGACCCTGGAGAGTTCCTCGAATCGCTGCGGTTCGAGATCAACTCCAGTCAGGTCTACGTCTTCACTCCACGCGGCGATGTCATCGCGCTCCCGGCCGGGTCCACACCCGTGGACTTCGCCTACGCCATCCACACCGAGGTGGGCCACCGGTGCATCGGCGCACGGGTCAACGGCCGCCTGGTGCCCTTGGAGAGCCAACTGGAGAACGGCGACCTGGTGGAGATCTTCACCTCCAAAGCTCAGGGCGCCGGGCCGAGTCGCGACTGGCTCAACTTCGTCAAGAGTCCGCGGGCGCGGAACAAGATCCGGCAGTGGTTCACCAAGGAGCGCCGCGAGGAGGCCATCGAGCAGGGCAAGGAGACCCTGGCGCGGATGGTCCGCAAGGAGGGCCTCCCGCTGCAGCGAATGCTCACGCACGAGACGCTCGCCGCGGTCGCCCAAGACCTGCGCTATCCCGACGTCTCGGCGCTGTACGCGGCGATCGGGGAGGGCGCTGTCACCGCTCAGGCGGTGATCCGCCGACTGTTGCAGACCATCGGTCGCGGCGAGGAGGAGGCGGAGGACGTCTCCGAGAGCGTCGTCCTCTCCGGCGAGCGAGGTCGCGAGCGGCTCCCGCGCGGCGACTCCGGTGTCGTCGTCAAGGGCGTCTCCGACGTCTGGGTCAAGCTGGCCAAGTGCTGCACGCCCGTGCCAGGCGACGAGATCGTCGGCTTCGTCACGCGCGGCGCCGGTGTCTCGGTGCACCGAGTGGACTGCGTCAACATCAACCACCTGAACCGTCAGCCCGATCGCATGGTCGAGGTCGAGTGGGCGCCGACCTCGCAGAGTCTGTTCCTCGTCCAGATCCAAGTGGAGGCCCTCGACCGGGCGCGGTTGCTCAGCGACATCACCCGGGTGCTGTCCGACCAGCACGTCAACATCCTGTCGGCGTCGGTGACGACCAACCGAGACCGCGTCGCCAAGAGCCGGTTCACGTTCGAGATGGGCGACCCCAAGCACTTGGGGCACGTCCTGCGCGCGGTCCGGGGCGTCGACGGCGTCTTCGACGCCTACCGGGTGATGAACTGA
- a CDS encoding DUF349 domain-containing protein, producing MSGTAEDPWGRVADDGTVYVRTESGERAVGSWQVGDPEGALAFFRRKYDALALEVELLASRVESGILSLDEAAAAVRRERRHVAEAQAVGDLGALERRLAQLEELIAERRAQRRAERKRQLEEARQTKMAIAEEAEAISSGGDWRHGVGRFRELLEQWKSLPRLDKATDDELWRRFSSARTAYTRRRKQYFAELNARREEARQIKEEIAAEAETLADSTEWSRVSARFRELMRRWKAAGAAPREAEEQLRKRFRAAQDRFFAARAQAYAEQDAEYKENLAKKEALLAEAEALLPVRDHRSARAAFRGILQRWDEVGRVPRSAVRSIEARLRRVEEAIRAAEAREWRRTNPETRIRAHNTLEQLRSSIAELENQLADARARGDAEAERRAEEALSARRAWLAEVEKTLNELSSE from the coding sequence GTGAGCGGAACGGCAGAGGACCCCTGGGGCAGGGTCGCAGACGACGGAACGGTCTACGTCCGTACCGAATCCGGTGAGCGCGCCGTCGGATCCTGGCAGGTCGGCGACCCGGAAGGAGCGCTCGCCTTCTTCCGCCGCAAGTACGACGCCTTGGCCCTGGAGGTTGAGCTCCTCGCCTCCCGCGTCGAGAGCGGCATCCTGAGCTTGGACGAGGCGGCCGCCGCGGTGCGCCGGGAACGCCGCCACGTGGCCGAAGCCCAAGCCGTCGGCGACCTGGGCGCCCTTGAGCGTCGTCTGGCTCAGCTCGAGGAGCTGATCGCAGAACGTCGTGCCCAGCGTCGGGCCGAGCGCAAGCGCCAGCTGGAAGAGGCCCGGCAGACCAAGATGGCGATCGCCGAAGAGGCCGAGGCCATCTCCAGCGGCGGCGACTGGCGCCACGGGGTGGGCCGGTTCCGGGAGTTGCTCGAGCAGTGGAAGAGCCTTCCCCGGCTGGACAAGGCGACCGACGACGAGCTGTGGCGCCGCTTCTCCAGTGCCCGCACCGCCTACACCCGGCGTCGGAAGCAGTACTTCGCCGAGCTGAACGCCCGTCGCGAGGAGGCTCGGCAGATCAAGGAGGAGATCGCCGCCGAGGCCGAGACGCTCGCCGACTCCACCGAATGGAGCCGGGTGAGCGCTCGCTTCCGGGAGCTGATGCGGCGCTGGAAGGCCGCCGGCGCGGCACCGCGTGAGGCCGAGGAACAGCTGAGGAAACGCTTCCGAGCGGCGCAGGATCGTTTCTTCGCCGCACGCGCCCAGGCGTACGCCGAGCAGGACGCGGAGTACAAGGAGAACCTGGCGAAGAAGGAGGCGCTGCTCGCCGAGGCGGAGGCGCTCCTGCCGGTTCGCGACCACCGCAGTGCACGGGCGGCGTTCCGTGGAATCCTGCAACGCTGGGACGAGGTCGGGCGCGTCCCTCGGTCGGCCGTCCGCTCCATCGAGGCGCGCCTGCGGCGTGTTGAGGAGGCTATTCGAGCCGCCGAGGCCCGCGAGTGGCGACGGACGAACCCCGAGACTCGCATTCGCGCTCACAACACCTTGGAGCAGCTCCGGTCGTCCATCGCCGAGCTGGAGAACCAACTCGCGGACGCCCGTGCGCGGGGTGACGCGGAGGCCGAGCGGCGGGCCGAGGAGGCGCTGTCCGCCCGTCGCGCGTGGCTCGCCGAGGTGGAGAAGACCCTCAACGAGCTCTCGTCGGAGTAA
- the ruvA gene encoding Holliday junction branch migration protein RuvA, with amino-acid sequence MIAFVRGQVSSVGLDSAVVDVGGVGIEVRATPNTLAGLRVGATVTLPTSLVVREDSLTLYGFSDDDERAVFELLQTASGVGPRLAQAMLAVYRPDELRRVVAAEDVRALTRVPGIGKKGAQRIVLELKDRLGAPTGGAAKSDATVTLDGAREPHWRDQVRAALLGLGWSAREAESALDAVTPLAEEQAATTGPDVAALLRAALRTLSRA; translated from the coding sequence ATGATCGCGTTCGTCCGTGGCCAGGTCAGCTCCGTCGGGCTTGACTCCGCGGTGGTCGACGTCGGTGGCGTGGGCATCGAGGTACGAGCCACTCCCAACACGTTGGCCGGGCTCCGGGTGGGCGCCACCGTGACCTTGCCCACGAGCCTCGTCGTCCGGGAGGACTCCCTCACCCTCTACGGCTTCAGCGACGACGACGAACGCGCGGTCTTCGAGCTCCTGCAGACCGCGAGCGGCGTCGGACCCCGGCTCGCCCAGGCGATGCTCGCCGTCTACCGTCCGGACGAGCTGCGGCGGGTGGTCGCCGCGGAGGACGTGCGGGCGCTGACCCGGGTCCCGGGCATCGGCAAGAAGGGCGCCCAACGCATCGTGTTGGAGCTCAAGGACCGGCTGGGCGCCCCGACGGGTGGCGCGGCGAAGTCCGACGCGACCGTGACGCTCGACGGCGCGCGTGAGCCTCACTGGCGGGATCAGGTCCGGGCGGCGCTGCTGGGCCTGGGGTGGTCGGCACGCGAGGCCGAGTCGGCGCTCGACGCGGTGACCCCTCTCGCTGAGGAGCAAGCCGCGACGACCGGCCCCGACGTGGCGGCGCTGCTGCGCGCGGCCCTGCGCACGCTGTCCCGAGCATGA
- a CDS encoding MBL fold metallo-hydrolase, which translates to MLVAGFPTGVFAANCYIVASASGEECVVIDPGQDAAPAIADVVREYRLKPVAVLLTHGHLDHMWSVRPVCGSHDAVCWIHPADRRLLSDPFAGLPPEWAGALLGGGERFAEPDDVRELTDGTTLELAGLTFRVDHTPGHTSGSVTFRTPYEPGSARERSALAWSAPVEDVPEVMFSGDLLFAGSIGRTDLPGGDHAAMLASLAEKVLPLDDRIVVLPGHGDQTTIGRERHTNPFLKGLVPGPASSG; encoded by the coding sequence GTGCTCGTCGCCGGCTTTCCGACCGGAGTCTTCGCCGCGAACTGCTACATCGTGGCGTCAGCGAGTGGCGAGGAGTGCGTCGTCATCGACCCCGGGCAGGACGCCGCGCCCGCGATCGCCGACGTCGTCCGGGAGTACCGGCTCAAGCCGGTCGCCGTCCTCCTCACCCATGGACACCTCGACCACATGTGGTCCGTTCGCCCGGTCTGCGGCAGCCACGACGCGGTGTGCTGGATCCACCCCGCCGACCGGAGGCTGCTGAGCGACCCCTTCGCCGGTCTCCCACCGGAGTGGGCGGGAGCGCTCCTCGGCGGCGGTGAGCGATTCGCCGAGCCGGACGACGTGCGTGAGCTGACGGACGGGACGACCCTGGAGCTCGCCGGCCTCACCTTTCGGGTCGACCACACCCCAGGCCATACCAGCGGGTCGGTGACGTTCCGGACTCCCTACGAGCCGGGGTCCGCGCGCGAACGCTCAGCGTTGGCGTGGAGCGCGCCGGTGGAGGACGTGCCCGAGGTGATGTTCTCGGGCGATCTGCTCTTCGCCGGCTCGATCGGACGCACCGACCTGCCGGGCGGTGACCACGCGGCCATGCTGGCCAGCCTCGCCGAGAAGGTGCTGCCGCTGGACGACCGGATCGTGGTCCTGCCCGGCCACGGCGACCAGACGACCATCGGCCGGGAACGCCACACCAACCCCTTCCTGAAGGGCCTCGTCCCCGGCCCAGCATCGAGCGGGTGA
- the yajC gene encoding preprotein translocase subunit YajC — translation MFHSHAAVVAGGIASPPSDATAATGGSVWALLLPILLLVLFWVVAIRPQRKRQRETIEMQRRVQPGQQVMTGAGLLATVHSVEDDVVVLEIAPGVHARYVRQAIIRIIEPSTGDGKDSGPSASSGETSS, via the coding sequence ATGTTCCACAGCCACGCCGCCGTCGTCGCAGGCGGAATCGCCTCGCCGCCGTCAGACGCCACCGCGGCTACGGGTGGCAGCGTCTGGGCCCTGCTTCTCCCGATCCTGCTGCTCGTGCTGTTCTGGGTGGTCGCCATCCGCCCCCAGCGCAAGCGGCAGCGGGAGACGATCGAGATGCAGCGTCGGGTCCAGCCCGGGCAGCAGGTGATGACGGGCGCCGGGCTGCTCGCCACCGTGCACTCGGTCGAGGACGACGTCGTGGTGCTGGAGATCGCGCCGGGAGTCCACGCCCGGTACGTTCGCCAGGCGATCATTCGGATCATCGAGCCGTCGACCGGCGACGGAAAGGACTCCGGTCCTTCGGCATCCTCAGGTGAGACGAGCTCCTGA